From the genome of Candidatus Bathyarchaeota archaeon:
CTGTCGCCGTGGGCGATTCTTCAGTTGGAGGTTTAGGTGGAGGTGTAAGATGCGTGGTCGGTATAGGGTAACTTGCTGAATGATAGTAGCCCCTATGTGGCCTACGTCTTAGATAGATTAGAATCACAGCTACAGATATGAATACTATAGCTACTACCAATATTAGGATTAGGAGGGTGGTTTCAGAGATTAACGTCTGAATTTGACTCATGATCAAACTGAAACAGGCCGTCTCCCTATCTCTCCCATATATTACACGTGTTTATTATGTAAATACATATCGCTTCTTTCCCAACATAACTTTTGCCTTCTCAAGCTGGGGGTCGTATCTAGGTGACCTTCTCATGGATTCTTGGCCGGCGAACATGTTAGGTGAGGATAACAATATAAATGTCTGCTGAAATTTTTTGATTAGGTTGAATCTAGGTGAATATGTCTTTTGAAGATTGAAGATCTTCGGCTGGCCCCCTCAGTTAAGGTTGTGGGCAGTGATGTCCTAATAATCGTCGACATGCAGAATGACTTCATGCCGTCAGGGGCTTTACCTGTTGATGGAGGAGACGAAATAATAGATCCGATAAACAGTCTCGCTGAAGATTTTAACCGCCACGGCGAAGTCGTTGTTTTGACTCAAGACTGGCATCCTCCAGGACACTTGTCATTCGCCAGCAGCCATGATATGGAGCCTTACACTCCATACTCCTCTGAGGGTATAGGCCCCATCCTATGGCCAGACCATTGTGTCCGAGGCTCCGTTGGTGCAGACTTCCATCCGAATATAAATGTCACTTTTGCCAATGCCATCATTCGTAAAGGGTTTAGGCTGAACATAGACAGTTACTCAGTATTTGTTGAGAATGATAAGAAGACCGTTACGGGTCTCTCAGGTTACCTCAAGACCTTGGGGAAGACAAGGATATTTTTATGTGGTTTGGCCTTGGACTATTGTGTATTCCACTCTGCGATGGATGGTATAGGAATGGGTTTTGAAGTTGTTGTTCCAATAGACCTCTCAAGAGCGGTAGATGCTCCTCCAGGCCGCCTCTCTGAAGTGTTGGATCTTATGGTTGAGAGGGGAGTCCAATTCGTCAAGTCATCTAATATAGTCTTCCAGTAAATCTTATTCTAATATGGCCTTTTCAATAATTCAATAAACATAAATAATGGTGTGGGTTGGTTCGATTTTGTCTTGTGTAGATGACTTTCAAAATGCCTCCCAACAATGGTGGTGACTATTGGTTAGTAAGGTGAAGAAGATAATGGTTGTGGCCTTCGGTGAC
Proteins encoded in this window:
- the pncA gene encoding bifunctional nicotinamidase/pyrazinamidase, whose protein sequence is MQNDFMPSGALPVDGGDEIIDPINSLAEDFNRHGEVVVLTQDWHPPGHLSFASSHDMEPYTPYSSEGIGPILWPDHCVRGSVGADFHPNINVTFANAIIRKGFRLNIDSYSVFVENDKKTVTGLSGYLKTLGKTRIFLCGLALDYCVFHSAMDGIGMGFEVVVPIDLSRAVDAPPGRLSEVLDLMVERGVQFVKSSNIVFQ